The Gossypium hirsutum isolate 1008001.06 chromosome D06, Gossypium_hirsutum_v2.1, whole genome shotgun sequence genome contains the following window.
AAAAGCTGCCACTTTACGCCGACCAGCCACCACGTGCAGCCCGTTTTCAAGGTCAAAGTTGCTAAGTATTCGGCATTATCATCGATCTTCAGATATCGAGTCTCTAAACCGGATTCAGTCCTTCAAAAATATTCATCGAAAGAAAGAAGAAACACCTTTGTAACATGACAAATGCTATGGTGTCAGAAACCGGAGGCAACCTATGTGCATATTTAAGACCACGAAAGTTCACAAAATCAATCATTACTTGGGATGTAATCTAGCAGAGCCCGAATACTGCCAAGCTCAAGATTGACTAGAAGTTCGAAGTTTGATACTCAGCTCATGTTCAATCGAACATTTGTGTTTTAAGGTCGAGATATAATTGAACTACTCGAGTTCAAGCTTAATTAAGTTCGTTTACCAATTTTTAAACTCAAGCTTGAACTTGAGCTTAAGCTCAGCTCGATATTTAAACttaaggttaataatatatattaagggcaatagtgtaatttaataatataaaaatatgaaaagcttgATAAGGCTTGTGAACCTTTCAAGCCAAGTATTACTAAGCTCGAATTCAACTCGATCAATAGCTCAAGCTCGACATTTACACCCCTAATCATTACAAAACAATCTCCTAAAACATCAACAACTTAAGCTTAACCAATGATGTTCATGCTAATAAATTAAAGACTAGTGATGGTACCTGTCTCTTACACGGCAGCTTCCTGGACCTATCTTTCGAGGACGACCCATAGTCCTAAAACTCAACTACAACATCAAAATGAATAGCAGGGAGGAATATTGTTATCTAAAAACGAAAAAGAACAAGCATTGTCGGGACACTAAACTATATGCCCCCAAAAGTGTAACGAAATTTTAAACCAAGAAGAAACTACAACACCGATAATGACATAGCCCAAAGAGTTAACCAGAATACTTCTTAAGTGATAACAATAAGCTAGGAACCTGAAATTCAAGAAATTCAAGATGGTGAACATCCTTGAGATTCTAATACCGCAAAGAGTCGTAAGTTGAAAAGCCCCAAATCTTTTAATCTACGCCCTCGAAAAGAAACTAATATTCACATAACTGTAAGTTATATATGCTAACACGAACCAAGAAATGAGGAAAGACGgaaggtaaaagtaccatggaggccgcTGTACTAGGAGTCGGATTGTATTTTACTCCCTTTACTAAAGATATGGACaaattatactattaaaaactaaCCTAGATTACGGACAAAAATGGAACCATCAAGTCAATAAAAAGCAaccaaaatattttgaaatttgatatAACTCGCTAACATGAAGCACACAATGAGGAAAGATTGAACCATAAAACCAAAAAAAGCAACCAAAGCGTTTTGAAGATCAATATAACTCACTAACACGAACCGAGCAATGAAAACTCGAATATAGGAAGATGGAACCGTAATTCCAATAAAAAAACAACAGAAACATTTTGAAATCGATATAACTTGCTACCACGAACCAAGCAATGAAAACTTGTATGGAGGAAGATGGAACCATAAAGCCAATAAAAAGCAACCTGAACATTTTGAAAATCGACATAACTTGCTAACACGAACCAAGCAATGAAAACTCGAAAGTAGGCCATTTTAATGCTGCAAACAATCAATTGCATCAAAAGGTTGGTGCCTTCTAACAGTTATTCAAAGACAACCTCATTTCAGTGGGATCTTAGACCCATATAAGTCATATTTTAAGCAGCAATACAAATGCCTTGAAATGAACAACAGGAAATCAAAGACAGCAATGAAGATTATTCAAATTGTCCTAAAAACATAAAAGTGAATAGACGagaatagaaaaagagagaaatGGCTAGTTTTTGAGTCCACGTTTTTGGTATCGAGCGACCTCGCCATCATTAGGGAAAAATCCCATGAGTCGACCCGCTGAGTTCTGGTACGCGTACATAAATCCACCCATTAACCCAATCAACCCTCCTGTCACCATTGAAGGCCCTTTTAATCCTGGTTTTATCCCTGCAtcaaccaagaaaaagaaaaaaaggttcaAACTTTGAGCCAAAAACCCTTTTTTCCCccaattaaacaaattcaaatgctaatagatcaaaaaagaaaagaccCACATGCATTTCAAtgttataaaattagaaaaaagggTTACCGGAGAGGTAGCCGACGGTGACGGAAACGCCGGTAATGGTAGTGAAACGGAGGTAATCGAGGGTGTTGAAATTGCCAACGACTTTGGTGAAAGGAGGGTTTCGATCTATAACTGGGTACTCTGGTTTGGCCGAAGCTGTTATGTCTGTGTTCATCTTTGATGTTcggtttttttctttgttttccctATTGCAGGCGCTGTTTGGTGTTGGCTTCGATGACTAGTACACTCGATTGGGAAAAATAAATAGAAGAACAGAACAGAACGCCTCTGGTCGgaatttgttttttattcttcAGATTTGGGCCAATCCAAAAACCATGTTATAAAATGGATTTATTTTCTGTTTAGTGGTGATTGGTTTTGGGCTTTCATATTTTGTGCATGTAAAGAGCAAAGCCTTTTTATGTGGACTGAAAAActaaagtaattttatattttagtcattaaattttaaaaagttacaaaatagtcattataccgttcaaaaatttcatttaagtcGGTGAATTGTAAAAATTATTCTTGTGTAGCTTTTTCTGTTCAGACTACCTTCACAAATCGAAAACTCTTCTTTTTATTCTCTTCTACGGCTTAGCCTTAATTATACAGTTTTCTTCTCTGATCTTCGATATTGATGGTtaaatcaacttggatctaaagtATATTCTTCTATTCGTCGATGGGTACTAATCTATCGTATTGACCGTCGATTCATCGATGATCACTTTGCTGGTATCTATGGACAAGCAGGAATAGTCGAGTGTTTAATGGCCGAAGCTTTGATTAGGAGAGTATTCTTGATAGAGCATGCGATTAGCAGCGAGTGTTATTTAAGGCTCAGGTGGAGATGTGGTCGGTCGTCAAGCAAGTTGTTGGCAGGCAACCTACGTTGATTTTATGGGAATGACTGCCCTTAGGCTGGCTAAAGATAAACACTGATGGCGCGAGAAATGCTTCCTCGAGGGTCACTATTGCGGGTAGTGTGTTTTGCAACCGGGAAGGGAGGTGGGTACAAGGTTTTGCTCACAATGGGGACTACTGCTGTCGGGAGTATATGATGGTCTAATGTTAGCAtggtctaattttttttctttcaaaatataatttttgaataaatattattattttgagctGGAGGTAGATAAATTctagttatttatataattattatatatttaaataaaataaaacagcatatttatttgtattcaaatttaattaaatttgagcTTGAAAATTCTATTAATGGTTTTTAAAACGAgtaattttgagcttaattttttatttaaactcaaataaaattttaaatacaaattgtaagtaatatttaaagaaaaattatttatttgatatttttagtagtTTTCTTAATTcgttatttttagtaaatttttaatattgtctcatttttcttaaaattattcAAACAATATTTCTATATATGTTACTCAAATACCTAACTTTTTTGGTAAATGTACTTGAGAGGTCCTTCTATTATAGGTATCaaatcaaattagtccatatattattaaaaaaattaaataaaataaaattagaatggaattaacatttaatcttttaaaaatattatttactatctaacaatgttaatatttttaagtttttatggttctataaatgaaaatttttgtttggaattgaatcgcaattaaaaaaaaaagaattttcaatatatttttctatataataAATGTTAACTTCACTACAAATTGgacttatttgatttttttaatactagaagaattaaattgatccatttaataatataaagactaatttgatCCATTTCTTATAATACAGGGACCACCCAGGAAATTTAACCTAAATGTTTTTTTCTTAGTtcataatcaaataataaaaaagaggTCCCTAATACACACGCGCCTTTGCTTACTGCTTCCCTCCGGTGATAGTTACCGCCTTTGACCTAGGAAACTATTTCAAGCTCCTTCAACCTTTCTCTCCTCTGAAAAGAAGCTTATTATCGAATCAAAGtaaatttgtagctttaattatCGATTTTCGAATTGAATTTTAGGCGTTGTATAATAGGAGCTGAGAATTTAAAACGATGTCGGAGAAGTTCTCGCCGACTCTCAGAATCGGAGATCTCAGTGATTTCATAGCACCGTCTCAAGCCTGCGTCGTTTCTCTCAAAGGACTCAAAGCAACCCCTAAGAAACCTGAACCTCAGGTACTTACACCTTTACTTTCCTCAATTATGAATCCATTTTTTAAggatttttttgtgatttttgccAATTTTGATTCGGAATTGCATGcaatagttattattattattattttgtaatttggtCCTGTTTTAGCTTGGTTATGTTTTATAATCGCATAGGCTTAATTCtactaatttatcaaattatatagcAGTAGAAGGGAatgaattttctttatttttggttaaaattttcttatttgaaATGCTTTGCTGAAGGTTTTAGCTGGTAAGAGTCAGCAAACTGAACCAGTAAAAATTTCACTCAAGGATTGCTTGGCATGTAGGTAATATGTTTCTCTATCTTCGACCTATCCTTCTTGTCTTTAAAATTGCTTATCTTGttcatttgaggaaattttcttGTTTATTAAGGGTATAATTTTAAGGTAATTATCAGAATAGTTGAATGTTGAATGACTAGTTTATGACTTTCAATTGTTCTTCGCGATGTTGTAGTGGGTGCATAACCTCAGCGGAGACTGTGATGCTTGAGAAGCAAAGCTTAGATGAATtcctttcaaatattaataaaggGAAAGCTGTAATTGTATCCCTGTCTCCGCAGTCAAGGGCCTCCCTTGCTGCTCACTTTGGCATTCCTCCACTAATGGTATGATGTAACTTTAGAAACCTAACCTAGAACACTTTGATCGTGGCATTCTACCCCCTATCTGTAATTCCTTCCGACTAAATATGTGATTCCCAACACATGATATTGCATTATTCTGTTTGAAGTACTTCAAATGTTGCCTAAATGTTATTTAAGTTGAATGTTTCTAATTATGGAAGTTCTTTTTCTCATA
Protein-coding sequences here:
- the LOC107963722 gene encoding NADH-ubiquinone oxidoreductase 20.9 kDa subunit codes for the protein MNTDITASAKPEYPVIDRNPPFTKVVGNFNTLDYLRFTTITGVSVTVGYLSGIKPGLKGPSMVTGGLIGLMGGFMYAYQNSAGRLMGFFPNDGEVARYQKRGLKN